GCTGAAGGTATCGCAACTTCTACACTTATTGAAGCAGAAGCGACTGCAAAAGCAAACAAGCTAATTGCAAAATCTTTAACAACAGAACTTCTTTCACTTGAACAAATTAAAGTTCAGGGTGAATTCAACAAAGCTCTTAAAGAGAATAGAGATGCGAAAATTTTCCTAACTCCTGGTGGTTCAACTCCAAATCTTTGGGTTGATATGAAAGAGGGAAAACAACTCAAATCAACAACAACAGCGGAACAATAATTCCAATCCCGTGCTATATGCATGGGAAACTTTGATTGTAAAATTATTATCACAATTCAATTCAAAATTCTTTTCTAAATTTCTATAAAATCATAAATATTTTTAAATTTATAAAGCTCTTAAAAGTGGAAAAATCTATTCTGGTAAAATCGCTATCAATTTTTAGAAAATAGGAAATATATGATAAATGTAGCAATTTTAGGAGTTGGAACAGTTGGAACTGCTGTTGCGAAAATTCTCGAGGAAAATCGGGACATTATTCGTGCAAGAGCAGGAAAAGAGATAAATCCAGTTGTTGGAGTTGTCCGAAATTTAAATAAAAGTCGAGATGTCAATATCGAAATCACAGATTCTGCGGATTCTATTTTGGAACGAGATGATATTGATATTGTTGTTGAACTTCTTGGCGGAGTCGATGAACCTTATCGAGTTGTGAAAAAAGCTCTTGAAAATGGCAAAAGTGTCGTTACGGCAAACAAGGCACTTCTTGCATACAAAAGATACGAATTACAAGATATTGCAGGAGAAATTCCTTTTGAGTTTGAGGCAAGTGTTGCGGGTGGAATTCCAATTATTAATGCTCTGCGGGACGGTTTAAGTGCAAATCACATCGATTCAATCAAGGGAATCATGAACGGAACATCAAACTATATTTTGACTGAAATGATTCAAAAAGGTGCTGATTTTTCGGAAACTCTGAAAATCGCTCAAGATTTAGGATATGCTGAAGCAGACCCAACTTTTGATATTGGAGGATTTGATGCAGGACACAAACTGCTGATTTTGGCTTCGATTGCTTATGGAATTGATGCGAAACCTGAAGATATTTTAATCGAGGGAATTGAAAATATTTCGTCTGAAGATATTGATTTTGCTCGTGAGTTTGGATATTCAATTAAGTTACTTGGAATTGCAAAAAAAGATGGCGATGAGGTCGAAATTCGGGTAAATCCTACACTACTTCCAAATAGTGAAATGATTGCAAAAATCGACGGAGTTATGAACGGAATTTCTGTAATTGGGGATAGGGTTGGCGAAACACTATATTACGGTGCTGGTGCTGGTGGCGATGCTACGGCAAGTGCAGTTGTTGCGAACCTCATCGATATTGTTCGACAAGATAAAAAATCGCCAATGCTTGGTTTCAAAAAAGCACTCGAAAACGGTGAATTGAAATTGAAAAATCGACTCGATATTAAAACAAACTATTACATTAGAATTCATGTTGAAGATCGTGCAGGTGTTCTTGCTGAGATTTCAAAAATCTTTGGTGAATTTGAGATTTCAATTGAGACTCTCCTACAAAAAGGCGGAAAAGCTGAAAACACAAATCTCTTGATTTTGACTCACAAAACTAGAGAAAGCAATATTATTTCTGCACTCGAAAAAATCCAAACTCTTGAAACTGTTAAAGAGAAACCATTCATGATCAGGGTAGAAAAGTGATCGATTTAAAAGTCTTAAATAAGAACTTTGATGAAGTTGTTACAAAACTTCAAAAAAAGCATGTTTCTGAAAAAATTCTCTCCGATTTAAAAGAGCGACACACAAATTATAAAAATGATAAAAAGAGATTAGAAGATGCTCAGGCAACTCAAAACGAGAAAAGTAAGCTTTTTGGTCAATACATGCGAGAGAAAAAGGACATTACTGAACTCAAGAAAGAGGTCGCCGAAAACAAGGAACTAATTGCGAAATTGAGTGAAGTTGTTCGAGAACGAGAAGAGTGGCTAGAAGTTTTACTTTATTCGATTCCAAATATTCCAGATGATTCAGTTCCTGAAGGAGAAGATGAAAATGAGAATATTGTTCTCGAAAATATTTTGACCCCAAAAGAGTTTGATTTTGAGCCAAAACCACACTATGAATTGGGCGAAAGTCTCGGTTGGCTTGATTTTGAGCGAGGTATTAAAATTGCAAAAAGCCGTTTTACTGTTTTAAAAAGTGGCGGAGCAAGACTAGAGAGAGCTTTGGTAAATTTTATGTTGGATCACAATCGGGAATGTGGATTTGACGAAGTTTCAGTTCCTGTTATTACAAATTCAAAATCGCTTCATGGAACTGGACAATTGCCTAAATTTGCGGATGATCTTTTCAAAATTGAAGATGAAGATTTGTATTTAATTCCAACGGCGGAAGTCTCTTTGACAAATCTTTTTGCTGATGAGATTTTGCAAAAAAACGAACTTCCGATTAAGGTAACGGCATCAACTCCATGTTTCCGAAAAGAGGCAGGTTCTGGCGGTCGTGATATTCGGGGAATTATTCGACAACACCAATTCCAAAAAGTTGAGCTTGTTGCTGTAACGGAATCTGAAAAAAGCGATGAGGTCTTAGAACAGATGGTAAATTGTGTCTCTTCACTTCTTACAAAATTAGAGTTACCTCATCGTAAAGTTGAGTTGTGTGGTGGAGATTTAGGATTTTCAGCTCGAAAAACAATCGACATCGAAGTTTGGTTGCCTTCTCAAAAAAAGTATCGTGAAATTAGTTCAATTTCAAATACTGGGGATTTTCAGGCACGACGGGCAAAAATCAGATACAAAGATGGAAAGAAAAATATTCTTGCCAATACTTTAAACGGTTCAAGTCTTGCGGTTGGTCGAACAATTGTTGCTATTTTGGAAAATTTTCAAACTGAAAATGGTGAAATCACAATTCCTGAAGCTCTTAAAAATTATCTTTAAAAATTTGTCGGTGAAATTCCGACAAAAAATCAACTATTTTGAAAAACGAATCATTTTAAATCGTTCGCCCATAAAAGAGGGATCAATTAAAATCTTAACTCGATTTAGTTCTGAGTTATAAGCTTTTTCGTTTGTATTCTTTTTTAAAATTTCGAGAAGCTCAATGAGTCCAAAATCAATTAAAGCTCTCATTTGAGTTTTAAACTCTAGTGTCTCAATTCCCTCTTTTTGAAACTCTTTTTGCAAAAAATTGAAATCAACATCAAAAGTAATATCACTTTTTCCAAAAAATTCTTCAAAATCTAAATTTTCTTCAAAGAGCGGAAAAACTTTATGTTTGTGGTAAATCCGAATTGAAAAATCGGGTCGAGCTTCTAAATCACCATAATCAAAAGTAATGAACTCAAATTTCTCGGAACTTTGTGAAAGCTCTTTTGCAAAATCTCTAAAGCCGACTGGAATTTCTCCGCGATCTTTTCCTAAGTTTTTTGCAATTTCAGAGATATTTTCATCAACAGTATCAAACTCAATTTTTCCATTTACAAACGATGCAATTTTTCCTTTATAAAAAAGTTCAGTCGGAAAAGCATCAAAAATCTCATTTGCGACAAAAATTGTCTCTTTTGAATTAAGTTCAGAAAGTGAAGAGTAAATTTGGATTTTTACCTCATCGCCAAACGATTCTTTCCAAAATTGAGCCTGTTTTTTTTGAATATCTTCAAATTTTTCAATAACTGCAAAAGAGACTGTTTTTAACAATTCTGGTCGGAGTGTAAAAATAAAAGAGATAATGTCGTCGATGAGGTAGCCTTTATGAGCACCAATTTCACAGATTAAAACTTTTTCTGAAAATTTCCCACTCTCAACTATTTTTATAATTTCATTTGCAATTGCACCGCCAAAAAATTGACTTGAACTAACTGCTGTGTAAAAATCTCCAGCTTTTCCAATCTCTCTAAATTTTGTGTAGTAGCCATTTTTTCCATAAAGCCACTCACCCATATAATTACTAAATCTGATTTGAAAACCCTCTAAAATCCAATATAATAACTTTTATCACCGTTACTTGTTGTCATTACTTGTCCAATATTTTTTACATCTTCGTAATTAACAATATTTTCTTCACATTTATTGTGATAAATACCCCTAGAGTCGTAATAGTGAGTGCAGTCATTATAATAGTGTGAGGCGACACCTCTCTCATTTAGAAAGAGACACCCCTGAAAAGCGAGTGGAATAAATAGAAGTGGAGCTGTCTTTAAAACTGTTTTCAAGGGTAAATCCTCTTTTAAAATTGTCTCTATTTTATCCAAAAATCTCTCGATGTTCTACCATCGTGCAATGGTTCTGAACAAAATTCAAACCTTTAGCAATTGCATTTTCACCTGCTTCATTATTGATAATTCCTTTTTGAGCCCAAACAGTTTTTACATCACCTCTTTTTAATGACTCTTCAACAATAATAGAAACAACAGATGCTTTTCTAAAAACATCGACCATATCAACTTTTTCAGGAATTTCAGCTAGTGATCTATAAACTTTTTCACCTAAGATTTCATCGCCTTTTGGATAAACAGGGAAAATTTTAAAACCAGCTTCTTTTAAATATTTTGCGACTCTGTGGCTATCTTTTGTTTCATCTGGAGAGAGACCGATAACAGCAACTGTTTTTGTCTCTTCAAAAATCTTTTTAATTTCGTCTCTGTTACTATTTACGGTAGGAGCTTCACAAACTTCCATTTTGAACCTTTTGAATCTTTTAAGCAAATTTTAACACGAAAAAGATTTACAAAAGTTTTTTTTGTCGGAGAGATCCGACAAATAGTCTATTTTAAAAGAGCTTTAATCTCTTCTACTTTGTCTGTTTTTTCCCAAGTAAATTCAGGTAATTCTCGTCCAAAGTGTCCGTATGCTGCTGTTTTTCTGTAAATTGGTCTGATGAGGTCAAGTGATTCAATAATTCCTTTTGGAGTCAATTTGAAAACTTTTCTCACAATTTCAACAATTTTTTCATCAGAAACTGTTCCTGTTCCCGCAGTATCAACATTGATTGAAATTGGTTCAACAACACCAATCGCATATGCAAGTTGAACAGTAACTTTTTCAGCAACACCAGAAGCCACAAGATTTTTTGCCACATATCTCGCCATGTAAGCTGCACTTCTATCAACTTTTGTAGGGTCTTTACCAGAAAAAGCACCTCCACCGTGTGGCGAACTTCCGCCGTAAGTATCAACAATAATTTTTCGTCCAGTCAATCCAGCATCACCTTGAGGACCACCAATTACAAATTTTCCTGTTGGGTTGATATGATAAATAATGTCGTCAGAAATCATCTCTTCAGGTAAAACTGCTTTAATAACTTCCCGAATTACATCATCATGAATTTGTTCTTGCGAAATTTCTGGATCATGCTGAGTTGAAACAACAACAGTATGAACTTTTGTCGGTTTATCATCAACATATTCAACTGTAACTTGAGCTTTTCCGTCTGGTCTTAAATATGAAAGAGTCCCATTTTTTCGCACTTCTGCTAATTTTTCAGTGATTCTGTGAGAAAGATAAATTGGTAATGGCATTAAAACAGGAGTCTCTTTTGTAGCATAACCGAACATTAGACCTTGATCCCCTGCTCCGATTTCACCATCAGCTCTATCAACACCTTGATTAATATCTGGAGACTGCTCACCAATTCCATTTAAAACCGCACCGCTTCGATAGTCAAAACCGTATTCGGAATTCGTATATCCGATTTCTTTAACAACATTTCTAACAATATCTTGCATTGGAGTATAAGCATTTGTTTTTAATTCACCTGCAATTACACAAAATCCATTTGAAAGTAGTGTTTCACAAGCAACTCGAGCATTTTTGTCTTTGCTAATAATATCGTCAAGAATGGCATCACTGATTTGGTCAGCCATTTTGTCAGGATGTCCCTCTGTTACAGATTCAGAAGTAAAAAGATAACTTTTTGACAATTCTTTTCCTAATTTTATAATTCACAATAGTCTATCAAAAAAAATCAAAAAACTATTTTGAAATGATTTTCAGAGCTTCACTTAATTAAATTATAAAAACTTGTTTTAGGTAGAATTCCAAACATCAAATTTGAAATAAAAGGTTATTTTTGTTAGAGAATTTATCTACTCAACAGAGGCTACTTTTAGCAACAGGACTCTCTGTAATATTTTTTGTCATATATTCAGCAATATTTCCACCGCAAAAAACGGAAATTACTGAAACAAACAAGACAAAATCTGAAAATCAAGCTCCAAATTTAGCGAATAACGGTGAAGTTCTAACTCCAACAGCTCCTACCTCATCGCCAATTTCAACAAACAATATTTCTACTGAAGACAAACTTGTTACAGTTAAAAGCAAAGATTTTATCTTAACAATCGATAATTTTGGTCGGATTTCAACAAAAACACTGCTTGGTGAAAAGTATAAAAACGACAAAGGTGTTCAAGCACAACTTGTTACGAAATTTTCTCCAAAACCGTTAGAAATTCGTTTTGAAGATGTTGATTTAAATCTACTCGCTTTTAAAAATGAGTATAAATCAGACAAAATGGCAATTGATGTTTCACACACTCCGCAAAAAGTTGTTCTTACTCAAGTTCTCGATGAGGTCATCGTTACAAAAAAATTAACTTTTTATCCAGCAGGAAATTATGATGTGAAAATTGAAGTTACAGGCGGAAAAAGATTCTTTGTCTCAAACGGTATGCGACCTGATGTAAATGAGTTCGGTTTTGTTGTTCAGGGTGCAATGGTAAAAGTTGGTGATCAAATCACAATTATTGAAGACGAAGATGCTCGTGGAACTTCAATTTTTCGTGATGTAATGTTTCTCTCTTCTTTTGATAGATACTATGCCTCTATCTTTTATAATTTAGCTCCTACTCAAAATATTGTTATTGAAGGTGATAAATTTGAAAATCCAATGGTTTTTGTTGAAGGACTCCAACAAGTAAATTTTTCCGCTTATCTTGGTGCAAAAGATTTTGAAATTCTTGAGAGTCTAAATCCTAAATTGACTGATGCAATTGAGTATGGTGTAATCACTCTTATTGCTGAACCAATTTTCTATATTTTAAAAGAGTTTTATGCAATTTTTGGAAACTGGGGTTGGGCAATTGTTGCAATGACTCTGCTTATTCGACTTTTCCTCTATCCGCTAACTTACAAAGGTATGTTGTCGATGCAAAAGTTGAAAGAGATTGCTCCAGAAATGAAAGAGCTTCAGCGAAAATATAAAGGCAATCCGCAACAGCTACAAGCAAAAATGATGGAACTTTATAAGAAAAGAGGTGCAAATCCTATTGGTGGTTGTTTCC
The nucleotide sequence above comes from Thiovulum sp. ES. Encoded proteins:
- a CDS encoding seryl-tRNA synthetase (PFAM: Seryl-tRNA synthetase N-terminal domain; tRNA synthetase class II core domain (G, H, P, S and T)~TIGRFAM: seryl-tRNA synthetase) — encoded protein: MIDLKVLNKNFDEVVTKLQKKHVSEKILSDLKERHTNYKNDKKRLEDAQATQNEKSKLFGQYMREKKDITELKKEVAENKELIAKLSEVVREREEWLEVLLYSIPNIPDDSVPEGEDENENIVLENILTPKEFDFEPKPHYELGESLGWLDFERGIKIAKSRFTVLKSGGARLERALVNFMLDHNRECGFDEVSVPVITNSKSLHGTGQLPKFADDLFKIEDEDLYLIPTAEVSLTNLFADEILQKNELPIKVTASTPCFRKEAGSGGRDIRGIIRQHQFQKVELVAVTESEKSDEVLEQMVNCVSSLLTKLELPHRKVELCGGDLGFSARKTIDIEVWLPSQKKYREISSISNTGDFQARRAKIRYKDGKKNILANTLNGSSLAVGRTIVAILENFQTENGEITIPEALKNYL
- a CDS encoding putative CoA-binding protein (PFAM: CoA binding domain) — protein: MEVCEAPTVNSNRDEIKKIFEETKTVAVIGLSPDETKDSHRVAKYLKEAGFKIFPVYPKGDEILGEKVYRSLAEIPEKVDMVDVFRKASVVSIIVEESLKRGDVKTVWAQKGIINNEAGENAIAKGLNFVQNHCTMVEHREIFG
- a CDS encoding S-adenosylmethionine synthetase (PFAM: S-adenosylmethionine synthetase, C-terminal domain; S-adenosylmethionine synthetase, central domain; S-adenosylmethionine synthetase, N-terminal domain~TIGRFAM: S-adenosylmethionine synthetase) → MSKSYLFTSESVTEGHPDKMADQISDAILDDIISKDKNARVACETLLSNGFCVIAGELKTNAYTPMQDIVRNVVKEIGYTNSEYGFDYRSGAVLNGIGEQSPDINQGVDRADGEIGAGDQGLMFGYATKETPVLMPLPIYLSHRITEKLAEVRKNGTLSYLRPDGKAQVTVEYVDDKPTKVHTVVVSTQHDPEISQEQIHDDVIREVIKAVLPEEMISDDIIYHINPTGKFVIGGPQGDAGLTGRKIIVDTYGGSSPHGGGAFSGKDPTKVDRSAAYMARYVAKNLVASGVAEKVTVQLAYAIGVVEPISINVDTAGTGTVSDEKIVEIVRKVFKLTPKGIIESLDLIRPIYRKTAAYGHFGRELPEFTWEKTDKVEEIKALLK
- a CDS encoding homoserine dehydrogenase (PFAM: Homoserine dehydrogenase; Homoserine dehydrogenase, NAD binding domain; ACT domain) codes for the protein MINVAILGVGTVGTAVAKILEENRDIIRARAGKEINPVVGVVRNLNKSRDVNIEITDSADSILERDDIDIVVELLGGVDEPYRVVKKALENGKSVVTANKALLAYKRYELQDIAGEIPFEFEASVAGGIPIINALRDGLSANHIDSIKGIMNGTSNYILTEMIQKGADFSETLKIAQDLGYAEADPTFDIGGFDAGHKLLILASIAYGIDAKPEDILIEGIENISSEDIDFAREFGYSIKLLGIAKKDGDEVEIRVNPTLLPNSEMIAKIDGVMNGISVIGDRVGETLYYGAGAGGDATASAVVANLIDIVRQDKKSPMLGFKKALENGELKLKNRLDIKTNYYIRIHVEDRAGVLAEISKIFGEFEISIETLLQKGGKAENTNLLILTHKTRESNIISALEKIQTLETVKEKPFMIRVEK
- a CDS encoding hypothetical protein (PFAM: Uncharacterized ACR, COG1565), translated to MGEWLYGKNGYYTKFREIGKAGDFYTAVSSSQFFGGAIANEIIKIVESGKFSEKVLICEIGAHKGYLIDDIISFIFTLRPELLKTVSFAVIEKFEDIQKKQAQFWKESFGDEVKIQIYSSLSELNSKETIFVANEIFDAFPTELFYKGKIASFVNGKIEFDTVDENISEIAKNLGKDRGEIPVGFRDFAKELSQSSEKFEFITFDYGDLEARPDFSIRIYHKHKVFPLFEENLDFEEFFGKSDITFDVDFNFLQKEFQKEGIETLEFKTQMRALIDFGLIELLEILKKNTNEKAYNSELNRVKILIDPSFMGERFKMIRFSK
- a CDS encoding membrane protein insertase, YidC/Oxa1 family (PFAM: 60Kd inner membrane protein~TIGRFAM: membrane protein insertase, YidC/Oxa1 family, C-terminal domain; membrane protein insertase, YidC/Oxa1 family, N-terminal domain); this translates as MLENLSTQQRLLLATGLSVIFFVIYSAIFPPQKTEITETNKTKSENQAPNLANNGEVLTPTAPTSSPISTNNISTEDKLVTVKSKDFILTIDNFGRISTKTLLGEKYKNDKGVQAQLVTKFSPKPLEIRFEDVDLNLLAFKNEYKSDKMAIDVSHTPQKVVLTQVLDEVIVTKKLTFYPAGNYDVKIEVTGGKRFFVSNGMRPDVNEFGFVVQGAMVKVGDQITIIEDEDARGTSIFRDVMFLSSFDRYYASIFYNLAPTQNIVIEGDKFENPMVFVEGLQQVNFSAYLGAKDFEILESLNPKLTDAIEYGVITLIAEPIFYILKEFYAIFGNWGWAIVAMTLLIRLFLYPLTYKGMLSMQKLKEIAPEMKELQRKYKGNPQQLQAKMMELYKKRGANPIGGCFPLLLQIPIFFAIYRVLVNAVELQGAEWILWVDDLAKMDPYFILPILMGASMFWQQHVTPSNFTDPMQEKIFKFLPIIFTFFFITFPAGLTLYWFVNNLFSIGQQYIVNFQFAKIKAKKEAEEQK